A genomic region of Desulfomonilaceae bacterium contains the following coding sequences:
- a CDS encoding catalase gives MSDKKKILTTAFGIPVGDDQNSMTAGKRGPVLIQDMHLIEKLAHFDRERIPERVVHAKGAGAHGYFEVTGDVTKFTKARFLSQIGKKTEVLARFSTVGGEKGSADAERDPRGFALKFYTEDGNFDMVGNNTPVFFIRDPLKFSDFIHTQKRNPATNLKDPNMFWDFLSLTPESIHQVTILFSDRGVPATFRNMNGYSSHTFKWYNEKGKYFWVKLHFKTDQGIKNLTRLEAEKVRASDPDHATRDLFEAIKAGNYPSWTLEVQIMTPEQGKDYRFDIFDVTKVWPHSDVPPITVGKLVLNQNPLNYFAEVEQSAFGPGNLVPGVAASPDKMLQARLFSYHDTHVHRLGPNYHLIPVNASKYAPEKNYQRDGFMRTDTNGGDGPNYWPNSFGGPAPDSSFLEPNYEVEGLAGHHPYQHPNDDFVQAGNLYRNVMKDQDRENIVGNIVAHLGGALKRLQLRQTALFFKADPDYGRRVAKGLGLDEKEVERLALMTHEERAAATAN, from the coding sequence ATGTCGGACAAAAAGAAAATATTGACGACTGCTTTTGGAATCCCGGTAGGCGATGATCAAAATAGTATGACCGCTGGGAAGAGAGGGCCAGTTCTAATTCAGGACATGCATCTGATAGAGAAATTGGCTCATTTTGACAGGGAACGTATTCCGGAGCGAGTCGTCCACGCCAAAGGGGCGGGCGCTCATGGCTACTTTGAAGTTACGGGTGATGTAACCAAATTCACTAAAGCCCGTTTTCTATCTCAAATTGGAAAGAAAACAGAGGTACTTGCCCGTTTTTCTACGGTGGGAGGCGAAAAAGGATCCGCTGACGCTGAACGTGATCCGAGGGGATTTGCCCTTAAGTTTTATACGGAAGATGGCAATTTTGATATGGTGGGAAACAACACCCCGGTTTTCTTTATCCGGGATCCTCTAAAATTCTCAGATTTCATTCACACTCAAAAACGTAATCCTGCCACCAATCTCAAAGATCCAAATATGTTTTGGGACTTTCTCTCCCTAACCCCGGAATCCATTCATCAAGTCACAATACTTTTTTCAGACAGAGGCGTGCCCGCGACATTCCGTAACATGAACGGATATAGCAGCCATACTTTCAAATGGTACAATGAAAAAGGGAAATATTTTTGGGTCAAGCTTCATTTCAAGACCGATCAGGGGATCAAGAATTTAACTCGGCTGGAAGCGGAAAAAGTTCGGGCCTCTGATCCGGATCACGCGACCCGGGACCTTTTCGAGGCCATTAAAGCGGGTAACTATCCATCATGGACCCTCGAAGTTCAAATCATGACTCCCGAACAAGGCAAAGATTATCGTTTTGATATTTTCGACGTCACCAAGGTTTGGCCACACTCAGATGTACCCCCGATAACCGTTGGGAAACTCGTGCTAAACCAAAATCCGTTAAATTATTTCGCCGAGGTTGAGCAGTCAGCGTTCGGTCCGGGAAACCTTGTTCCAGGAGTAGCGGCCTCACCTGACAAGATGCTGCAGGCCCGTCTTTTTTCCTATCATGATACTCATGTACATAGATTGGGACCTAACTATCATCTAATACCAGTGAACGCCTCAAAATACGCCCCGGAAAAGAACTATCAAAGGGATGGATTCATGAGAACCGACACTAACGGCGGCGACGGACCCAATTATTGGCCAAACAGTTTTGGTGGCCCGGCTCCTGATTCATCATTCCTGGAACCCAACTATGAAGTCGAGGGCCTAGCCGGCCATCACCCATACCAACACCCTAATGATGATTTTGTTCAAGCGGGGAATCTTTACCGGAATGTGATGAAAGATCAGGACAGGGAAAATATTGTTGGCAACATAGTGGCCCATTTGGGTGGGGCTTTAAAGCGTTTGCAGTTGAGGCAGACAGCGCTGTTTTTCAAGGCTGATCCTGATTATGGACGTCGAGTGGCTAAGGGGTTGGGACTAGATGAAAAAGAAGTTGAGCGATTGGCCCTTATGACCCATGAGGAGCGAGCTGCAGCGACAGCAAATTAA